In a single window of the Pseudomonas sp. B21-015 genome:
- a CDS encoding polyamine ABC transporter substrate-binding protein, whose protein sequence is MKIAGKTLLAMSLMGVMAGAVQADDKVLHVYNWSDYIAPDTVKKFEAESGIKVVYDVFDSNETLEAKLLAGKSGYDIVVPSNNFLAKQIKAGVYQKLDKSKLPNWKNLNTDLLKAVSVSDPGNEHAFPYMWGSIGIGFNAEKVKAALGADAPTNSWDLLFKPENAAKLKACGISFLDSPTEMIPVALHYLGYPTDSQDKKQLAEAEALFLKIRPSVGYFHSSKYISDLANGNICVAVGYSGDIYQAKARAAEAGDKVKVSYNIPKEGAGSFYDMVAIPKDAENVEGAYKFMTFLQKPEIMAEITNAVRFPNGNAASTALVDKEITSDPGIYPPAEVLAKLYAIADLPAATQRILTRSWTKIKSGK, encoded by the coding sequence ATGAAGATAGCTGGCAAGACCCTCCTCGCCATGTCCCTGATGGGCGTGATGGCGGGTGCCGTTCAGGCCGACGACAAGGTGCTGCACGTGTACAACTGGTCCGATTACATCGCACCGGATACCGTGAAGAAGTTCGAGGCCGAGTCGGGTATCAAAGTCGTCTACGACGTGTTCGACAGTAACGAAACCCTTGAAGCCAAGTTGCTGGCAGGCAAGTCCGGCTACGACATCGTCGTGCCGTCCAACAACTTCCTGGCCAAGCAGATCAAGGCCGGCGTTTACCAGAAGCTGGACAAGTCCAAGCTGCCTAACTGGAAAAACCTGAACACCGACCTGCTCAAAGCGGTATCGGTGAGCGACCCGGGTAACGAACACGCGTTCCCTTACATGTGGGGTTCGATCGGTATCGGTTTCAACGCCGAGAAGGTCAAGGCTGCACTGGGTGCCGATGCGCCAACCAATTCCTGGGACTTGCTGTTCAAACCTGAAAACGCTGCCAAGTTGAAGGCGTGCGGTATCAGCTTCCTCGATTCGCCAACCGAGATGATTCCGGTGGCGTTGCATTACCTGGGCTATCCAACCGACAGCCAGGACAAGAAACAACTGGCTGAAGCCGAAGCACTGTTCCTGAAAATCCGTCCTTCGGTGGGCTACTTCCACTCCTCCAAGTACATCTCCGACCTGGCCAACGGCAACATCTGCGTCGCCGTGGGTTACTCGGGTGACATCTACCAGGCCAAGGCTCGCGCCGCTGAAGCCGGTGACAAGGTGAAAGTCAGCTACAACATTCCGAAAGAAGGTGCCGGCAGCTTCTATGACATGGTCGCCATCCCTAAAGATGCCGAAAACGTCGAAGGTGCCTACAAGTTCATGACCTTCCTGCAGAAGCCGGAAATCATGGCTGAAATCACCAACGCGGTACGTTTCCCGAACGGTAACGCGGCGTCTACCGCACTGGTTGATAAAGAAATCACCAGCGATCCAGGCATCTACCCGCCAGCGGAAGTACTGGCCAAGCTGTACGCGATTGCCGACTTGCCGGCCGCGACCCAGCGGATCCTGACTCGTAGCTGGACCAAGATCAAATCCGGTAAATAA
- a CDS encoding aspartate aminotransferase family protein, protein MTSNNPQTREWQTLSSDHHLAPFSDFKQLKEKGPRIITHAKGVYLWDSEGNKILDGMAGLWCVAIGYGRDELADAASKQMRELPYYNLFFQTAHPPVLELAKVIADIAPEGMNHVFFTGSGSEGNDTMLRMVRHYWAIKGQPKKKVIISRKNGYHGSTVAGASLGGMTYMHEQGDLPIPGIVHIAQPYWFGEGGDMTPNEFGIWAANQLEEKILEVGVDNVGAFIAEPIQGAGGVIIPPDSYWPRIKEILAKYDILFVADEVICGFGRTGEWFGTDFYDLKPHMMTIAKGLTSGYIPMGGLIVRDDVVEVLNEGGDFNHGFTYSGHPVAAAVALENIRILRDEKIVERVRAETAPYLQKRLRELNDHPLVGEVRGVGLLGAIELVQDKATRKRYEGRGVGMICRQFCFDNGLIMRAVGDTMIIAPPLVITPAEIDELVTKARKCLDLTLSALQG, encoded by the coding sequence ATGACCAGCAACAATCCGCAAACCCGTGAATGGCAAACCCTGAGCAGCGATCACCACCTGGCCCCGTTCAGCGACTTCAAGCAGCTGAAAGAGAAAGGCCCGCGGATCATCACCCATGCCAAGGGCGTCTACCTCTGGGACAGCGAAGGCAACAAGATCCTCGATGGCATGGCCGGCCTGTGGTGCGTCGCGATCGGTTATGGTCGCGATGAGTTGGCCGATGCGGCCAGCAAACAGATGCGCGAACTGCCTTATTACAACCTGTTCTTCCAGACCGCTCACCCGCCGGTGCTGGAGTTGGCCAAGGTCATCGCCGATATAGCGCCTGAAGGCATGAACCACGTGTTCTTCACCGGCTCCGGCTCCGAAGGCAACGACACCATGCTGCGTATGGTCCGTCACTACTGGGCGATCAAGGGCCAGCCGAAGAAGAAAGTCATCATCAGTCGCAAGAACGGCTATCACGGTTCCACCGTGGCCGGCGCGAGCCTGGGCGGCATGACCTATATGCACGAACAGGGCGACTTGCCGATTCCGGGTATCGTCCACATCGCCCAGCCGTACTGGTTCGGCGAAGGCGGTGACATGACGCCGAACGAGTTCGGTATCTGGGCGGCCAATCAGCTGGAAGAGAAAATCCTGGAAGTCGGCGTCGACAACGTCGGTGCCTTTATTGCCGAGCCGATCCAGGGCGCCGGCGGCGTGATCATTCCGCCAGACAGCTACTGGCCGCGGATCAAGGAAATCCTCGCCAAGTACGACATTCTGTTCGTGGCCGACGAAGTGATCTGCGGTTTCGGCCGTACCGGTGAGTGGTTCGGTACCGATTTCTACGACCTCAAACCTCACATGATGACCATCGCCAAAGGCCTGACCTCCGGCTATATCCCGATGGGTGGCCTGATCGTGCGTGACGACGTGGTCGAGGTGCTCAACGAAGGTGGCGATTTCAACCACGGTTTCACTTATTCCGGGCACCCGGTGGCCGCTGCGGTGGCGCTGGAAAACATCCGCATCCTGCGCGACGAGAAGATTGTCGAGCGCGTGCGTGCAGAAACGGCACCTTATTTGCAAAAGCGTCTACGGGAACTGAACGATCACCCGTTGGTGGGGGAAGTGCGTGGGGTCGGTCTGTTGGGGGCCATCGAACTGGTTCAGGACAAAGCCACCCGCAAACGTTACGAAGGGCGGGGCGTCGGCATGATCTGCCGGCAGTTCTGCTTCGATAACGGCCTGATCATGCGTGCCGTCGGCGACACCATGATCATTGCTCCGCCACTGGTGATTACACCGGCTGAAATCGACGAGTTGGTAACCAAGGCACGCAAGTGCCTGGACCTGACCCTGAGTGCGTTGCAGGGCTAA
- a CDS encoding gamma-glutamyl-gamma-aminobutyrate hydrolase family protein, giving the protein MSRLPLIGVTACSKQIGLHAYHISGDKYVRAVASAAKGLPLVLPSLADRLAPSDILDALDGILFTGSSSNIEPFHYNGPTSAPGTAHDSARDATTLPLIRAAVEAGVPVLGICRGFQEMNVAFGGSLHQKVHEVGPFMDHREDDSLPLEGQYAPSHPVHVQPGGVLAGLGLSREIQVNSIHGQGIERLAPGLRVEAVAPDGLIEAISVIEGKAFALGVQWHPEWQVSLNPDYLAIFQAFGDACRKRARQRDADASNNA; this is encoded by the coding sequence ATGTCTCGCCTGCCGTTAATCGGCGTCACCGCCTGCTCAAAGCAGATCGGTCTGCATGCTTATCACATCAGTGGCGACAAATACGTACGCGCCGTGGCTTCAGCTGCCAAGGGCCTGCCGTTGGTCCTTCCATCCCTGGCGGATCGACTGGCGCCGTCCGATATTCTGGACGCTCTGGACGGCATTCTCTTTACAGGCTCTTCTTCTAATATAGAACCGTTTCACTATAACGGCCCGACCAGCGCGCCAGGCACTGCTCATGATTCTGCACGCGATGCCACTACTCTCCCGCTGATCCGCGCCGCTGTCGAGGCCGGCGTTCCCGTGCTCGGCATCTGCCGCGGCTTCCAGGAAATGAATGTGGCGTTCGGCGGCAGCCTGCATCAGAAGGTTCATGAGGTCGGTCCCTTCATGGATCACCGTGAAGACGACAGCCTGCCGCTGGAAGGGCAGTACGCCCCCAGTCACCCGGTGCACGTCCAGCCGGGCGGTGTACTGGCGGGCCTGGGCCTGTCTCGCGAGATTCAAGTCAATTCGATTCATGGTCAGGGCATTGAACGACTGGCGCCGGGCCTTCGCGTGGAAGCCGTAGCGCCCGACGGGTTGATCGAAGCCATCTCTGTGATCGAAGGCAAGGCTTTTGCTTTGGGCGTGCAATGGCATCCTGAATGGCAGGTAAGCTTGAATCCTGACTACCTTGCGATTTTCCAGGCATTTGGCGATGCCTGCCGCAAGCGCGCACGACAACGCGACGCCGATGCGTCAAACAACGCCTGA
- a CDS encoding TetR/AcrR family transcriptional regulator: MTRTATIRKPRARSQARIDSILDAARTLLAAEGVASLSIYSVAERAEIPPSSVYHFFASVPALLEALTADVHAAFRACLQAPIDHSALNGWRDLSRLVEQRMLAIYDEDAAARQLILAQHGLTEVTQADRQHDIELGDLMHKLFDHHFELPTLPTDVDVFALAMELGDRVYARSVQQHGQITPRMAEEGMRVFDAYLGLYLPPYLPKREVL, from the coding sequence ATGACGCGCACCGCCACCATTCGCAAACCCCGCGCCCGCAGTCAGGCCCGGATCGACTCGATACTCGATGCCGCCCGCACGCTGCTGGCCGCCGAGGGGGTGGCCAGTCTGTCGATCTACAGCGTCGCCGAGCGCGCGGAGATCCCGCCCTCCTCCGTCTACCATTTCTTCGCCAGCGTTCCGGCCCTGCTTGAAGCCCTGACCGCCGACGTCCACGCTGCGTTCCGTGCCTGCCTGCAAGCCCCCATCGACCACAGCGCCCTCAACGGCTGGCGCGACCTGTCGCGACTGGTGGAACAACGCATGCTCGCCATCTACGACGAAGACGCCGCCGCCCGCCAACTGATCCTCGCCCAGCACGGCCTGACCGAAGTCACCCAGGCTGACCGCCAGCACGACATCGAGCTCGGCGACCTGATGCACAAGCTGTTCGATCACCACTTCGAACTGCCAACGCTGCCGACGGATGTCGATGTGTTTGCGCTGGCCATGGAGCTGGGGGACCGGGTGTATGCACGCTCGGTACAGCAGCATGGGCAGATCACGCCGCGAATGGCTGAGGAAGGGATGCGGGTGTTTGATGCTTATCTTGGGTTGTATTTGCCACCCTACCTGCCCAAGCGCGAAGTGCTTTGA
- a CDS encoding glutamine synthetase family protein, with protein MSNNLDQLTDWLKDHKITEVECMIGDLTGITRGKISPTNKFIAEKGMRLPESVLLQTVTGDYVEDDIYYELLDPADIDMICRPDQNAVFLVPWAIEPTAQVIHDTYDKQGNPIELSPRNVLKKVLKLYADHGWQPIVAPEMEFYLTKRSDDPDYPLQPPIGRSGRPETGRQSFSIEAANEFDPLFEDVYDWCELQELDLDTLIHEDGTAQMEINFRHGDALSLADQILVFKRTMREAALKHNVAATFMAKPMTGEPGSAMHLHQSVIDIETGKNVFSNEDGTMSQLFLNHIGGLQKFIPELLPLFAPNVNSFRRFLPDTSAPVNVEWGEENRTVGLRVPDAGPQNRRVENRLPGADANPYLAIAASLLCGFIGMVEGHNPSAPVVGRGYERRNLRLPLTIEDALDRMENSKTIEKYLGKKFITGYIAVKRAEHENFKRVISSWEREFLLFAV; from the coding sequence ATGAGTAACAACCTCGACCAGCTCACCGATTGGTTGAAAGACCACAAGATCACAGAAGTCGAATGCATGATTGGCGACCTGACCGGCATCACCCGGGGCAAGATCTCGCCGACCAACAAGTTCATTGCCGAAAAAGGCATGCGCCTGCCCGAAAGCGTTCTGTTGCAGACCGTGACCGGCGACTATGTCGAAGACGATATCTATTACGAACTGCTCGACCCGGCCGACATCGACATGATCTGCCGTCCCGACCAGAACGCCGTGTTCCTGGTGCCCTGGGCCATCGAGCCCACCGCCCAGGTGATCCACGACACCTACGACAAGCAGGGTAACCCGATCGAGCTGTCGCCGCGCAACGTGCTCAAGAAGGTGCTGAAACTCTACGCCGACCACGGCTGGCAGCCGATCGTGGCGCCGGAAATGGAGTTCTACCTCACCAAGCGCAGTGATGACCCGGACTACCCGCTGCAACCGCCGATTGGCCGTTCCGGTCGTCCGGAAACCGGTCGCCAGTCTTTCTCCATTGAAGCGGCGAACGAATTCGACCCGTTGTTCGAAGACGTCTACGACTGGTGCGAACTGCAGGAGCTGGACCTCGACACGCTGATCCACGAGGACGGCACGGCACAGATGGAAATCAACTTCCGTCATGGCGATGCCCTGTCCCTGGCCGACCAGATTCTGGTGTTCAAGCGCACCATGCGCGAAGCCGCGCTCAAGCACAACGTGGCCGCGACCTTCATGGCCAAGCCCATGACCGGCGAGCCGGGCAGTGCCATGCACTTGCACCAGAGCGTCATCGACATCGAGACCGGCAAGAACGTCTTCTCCAATGAAGACGGGACCATGAGCCAGCTGTTTCTCAATCACATCGGCGGTTTGCAGAAGTTCATCCCTGAGCTGCTGCCGTTGTTCGCACCCAACGTCAACTCGTTCCGCCGCTTCCTGCCGGATACCTCGGCGCCGGTGAACGTGGAGTGGGGGGAAGAGAACCGCACGGTGGGCCTGCGGGTTCCGGATGCCGGGCCGCAGAACCGTCGGGTGGAAAACCGTCTTCCGGGTGCCGATGCCAACCCTTACCTGGCCATCGCCGCCAGCCTGTTGTGCGGCTTTATCGGCATGGTCGAAGGGCATAACCCGAGTGCTCCGGTGGTGGGGCGTGGTTACGAGCGGCGCAACCTGCGCCTGCCACTGACTATTGAAGACGCCCTGGATCGCATGGAAAACAGCAAGACCATCGAAAAGTACCTGGGCAAGAAATTCATCACGGGCTACATCGCGGTCAAGCGGGCCGAGCATGAAAACTTCAAGCGCGTGATCAGTTCGTGGGAGCGGGAGTTCCTGCTCTTCGCCGTCTGA
- a CDS encoding molybdopterin-binding protein, translated as MTIKAINVRNQFKGSIKEIVLGDVLSEIDVQTASGIVTSVITTRSVKELELVVGSEVIAFVKSTEVSIAKL; from the coding sequence ATGACTATCAAAGCCATCAACGTTCGTAACCAGTTCAAAGGCTCGATCAAGGAAATCGTGCTGGGTGACGTGTTGTCGGAAATCGACGTTCAGACTGCCTCCGGCATCGTCACTTCGGTGATCACCACCCGTTCGGTGAAAGAGCTGGAACTGGTGGTCGGCAGTGAAGTGATCGCGTTTGTGAAATCCACCGAGGTGTCGATCGCCAAGTTGTAA
- the ssuC gene encoding aliphatic sulfonate ABC transporter permease SsuC, protein MKKIIHSLAPWALPLLLLAVWQLSVSAGWLSTRILPAPIAVIEAGVSLFRSGEIWTHLAISGWRAALGFAIGGGIGLALGFITGLSKWGERLLDSSVQMIRNVPHLALIPLVILWFGIDESAKIFLVALGTLFPIYLNTYHGIRNVDPALVEMARSYGLSGFSLFRQVILPGALPSILVGVRFALGFMWLTLIVAETISASSGIGYLAMNAREFLQTDVVVLAILLYAVLGKLADLAARGLERVWLRWHPAYQVAKGGAA, encoded by the coding sequence ATGAAGAAAATTATCCACAGCCTCGCGCCCTGGGCGTTGCCGCTCTTGCTGCTGGCGGTATGGCAGTTGTCGGTGTCGGCGGGCTGGTTGTCGACGCGGATTCTGCCGGCGCCGATCGCAGTGATCGAAGCGGGTGTGAGCCTGTTCCGCAGCGGTGAAATCTGGACTCACCTGGCCATCAGCGGCTGGCGCGCGGCGCTCGGTTTCGCCATTGGCGGCGGCATCGGTCTGGCCCTGGGTTTCATCACCGGCCTGTCGAAATGGGGCGAACGCCTGCTCGACAGTTCGGTGCAGATGATCCGCAACGTGCCGCACCTGGCGCTGATTCCGCTGGTGATCCTGTGGTTCGGCATCGACGAGTCGGCGAAGATTTTCCTGGTGGCGTTGGGCACATTGTTCCCGATCTACCTCAATACGTATCACGGCATCCGCAACGTCGATCCGGCGCTGGTGGAGATGGCGCGCAGTTATGGCTTGTCCGGTTTCAGTCTGTTTCGCCAGGTGATCCTGCCGGGGGCATTGCCTTCGATTCTGGTCGGCGTGCGTTTTGCCCTGGGCTTCATGTGGCTGACCCTGATCGTCGCCGAAACCATCTCCGCCAGCTCCGGCATCGGCTACCTGGCGATGAATGCCCGGGAGTTCTTGCAGACCGACGTCGTGGTGCTGGCGATTCTTTTGTACGCGGTGCTCGGCAAGCTGGCCGACCTTGCGGCGCGCGGACTTGAACGCGTGTGGCTGCGCTGGCATCCGGCCTATCAGGTTGCCAAGGGAGGTGCCGCATGA
- the ssuB gene encoding aliphatic sulfonates ABC transporter ATP-binding protein → MTAQQPPRLLRGIPLVVRKLQKTFGSRRVLREIDLHIPAGQFVAVVGRSGCGKSTLLRLLAGLDKPTGGELLAGAAPLSEAREDTRLMFQEARLLPWKKIIDNVGLGLKGNWRPQALDALEAVGLADRANEWPAALSGGQKQRVALARALIHQPRLLLLDEPLGALDALTRIEMQQLIERLWQQHGFTVLLVTHDVSEAVAIADRVILIEEGEVGLDLTVELPRPRVRGSHRLAALETEVLNRVLSLPGQPPEPEPVSPLPAQLRWAQ, encoded by the coding sequence ATGACGGCTCAACAACCTCCACGCTTGCTGCGCGGCATTCCGCTGGTGGTGCGCAAACTGCAAAAAACCTTCGGTTCGCGGCGAGTGCTGCGTGAAATCGATCTGCACATTCCGGCCGGGCAGTTTGTGGCGGTGGTCGGGCGTAGCGGTTGCGGTAAAAGTACCTTGCTGCGCTTGCTCGCCGGTCTCGACAAACCCACGGGGGGCGAATTGCTTGCAGGTGCAGCGCCGCTGAGTGAAGCCCGGGAAGACACCCGACTGATGTTCCAGGAAGCACGTCTGCTGCCGTGGAAAAAGATCATCGACAACGTCGGTCTCGGGCTCAAGGGCAACTGGCGGCCGCAAGCACTGGACGCGCTGGAAGCGGTCGGCCTGGCGGATCGCGCCAACGAGTGGCCGGCAGCGTTGTCCGGTGGGCAGAAGCAGCGTGTGGCCCTGGCTCGCGCGCTGATCCATCAACCGCGCTTGCTGCTGCTCGACGAGCCCCTGGGCGCACTGGATGCCTTGACCCGAATCGAGATGCAGCAACTGATCGAACGGCTCTGGCAACAGCATGGCTTCACCGTGTTGCTGGTGACCCACGACGTCAGCGAAGCGGTGGCGATCGCCGATCGGGTCATCCTGATTGAAGAGGGCGAAGTTGGCCTCGACCTGACGGTGGAACTGCCGCGCCCTCGGGTTCGTGGTTCCCATCGGCTGGCGGCTCTGGAAACCGAAGTGCTCAATCGCGTGCTGTCCTTGCCCGGCCAACCGCCGGAACCGGAACCTGTTTCACCACTACCTGCGCAATTGCGCTGGGCTCAATAA
- the ssuD gene encoding FMNH2-dependent alkanesulfonate monooxygenase produces the protein MSLNIFWFLPTHGDGHYLGTAEGARAVDHGYLQQVAQAADRLGFGGVLIPTGRSCEDSWLVAASLIPVTQRLKFLVALRPGIISPTVAARQAATLDRLSGGRALFNLVTGGDPEELAGDGLFLSHEERYQASVEFTRIWRRVLEGETVDYDGQHISVKGAKLLYPPIQQPRPPLYFGGSSEAAQDLAAEQVEMVLTWGEPPAAVAEKIEQVRAKAAKLGRTVRFGIRLHVIVRETNAEAWQAADRLISHLDDDTIARAQASLARFDSVGQQRMAALHGGSRDSLEVSPNLWAGVGLVRGGAGTALVGDGPTVAARVKEYADLGIDTFIFSGYPHLEESYRVAELLFPHLDIERPELPKSAGYVSPFGEMVANDILPKAASQS, from the coding sequence ATGAGCCTTAATATCTTCTGGTTCCTGCCTACCCACGGCGACGGCCATTACCTTGGCACCGCCGAAGGCGCTCGCGCCGTCGACCACGGTTATCTGCAACAGGTTGCGCAAGCGGCGGATCGTCTGGGCTTCGGCGGGGTACTTATTCCAACCGGTCGCTCCTGCGAAGATTCGTGGCTGGTGGCCGCATCGCTGATCCCGGTGACCCAGCGTTTGAAATTCCTTGTCGCCCTGCGCCCCGGGATCATTTCCCCGACGGTGGCGGCGCGTCAGGCCGCGACACTGGATCGCTTGTCTGGCGGTCGTGCGCTGTTCAACCTGGTTACCGGTGGCGATCCGGAAGAATTGGCCGGCGACGGTTTGTTCCTCAGTCACGAAGAACGCTATCAGGCCTCGGTGGAATTCACCCGCATCTGGCGCCGGGTGCTGGAAGGCGAAACGGTTGATTACGATGGTCAGCACATCAGCGTGAAGGGCGCCAAATTGCTCTATCCGCCAATCCAGCAACCGCGTCCGCCACTGTATTTCGGCGGCTCGTCGGAAGCCGCGCAAGACCTCGCGGCAGAACAGGTCGAAATGGTCCTGACCTGGGGCGAGCCACCGGCCGCGGTGGCGGAAAAGATCGAGCAGGTACGCGCCAAAGCCGCGAAGCTCGGCCGCACCGTGCGCTTCGGCATTCGCCTGCATGTGATCGTTCGCGAAACCAACGCCGAGGCGTGGCAGGCCGCGGATCGACTGATCTCTCATCTGGACGACGACACCATCGCCCGTGCCCAGGCTTCTCTGGCGCGTTTCGATTCGGTCGGCCAGCAGCGCATGGCGGCATTGCATGGTGGCAGTCGCGACAGTCTGGAAGTCAGCCCTAACCTGTGGGCCGGCGTCGGTCTGGTGCGCGGCGGTGCCGGCACGGCGCTGGTCGGCGATGGCCCGACCGTGGCCGCTCGGGTGAAGGAATACGCCGATCTGGGCATCGACACGTTCATCTTCTCCGGTTATCCACACCTGGAAGAATCCTACCGGGTGGCTGAGTTGCTGTTCCCGCACCTGGACATCGAGCGTCCGGAACTGCCGAAAAGCGCCGGTTACGTCAGCCCGTTCGGCGAGATGGTGGCCAACGACATTCTTCCCAAAGCCGCGTCCCAGAGCTGA
- a CDS encoding glutamine synthetase family protein has product MSVPPRAVQLNEANAFLKEHPEVLYVDLLIADMNGVVRGKRIERTSLHKVYEKGINLPASLFALDINGSTVESTGLGLDIGDADRICYPIPDTLCNEPWQKRPTAQLLMTMHELEGDPFFADPREVLRQVVAKFDEMGLTICAAFELEFYLIDQENVNGRPQPPRSPISGKRPHSTQVYLIDDLDEYVDCLQDILEGAKEQGIPADAIVKESAPAQFEVNLHHVADPIKACDYAVLLKRLIKNIAYDHEMDTTFMAKPYPGQAGNGLHVHISILDKDGKNIFASEDPEQNAALRHAIGGVLETLPAQMAFLCPNVNSYRRFGAQFYVPNSPCWGLDNRTVAIRVPTGSSDAVRIEHRVAGADANPYLLMASVLAGVHHGLTNKIEPGAPVEGNSYEQNEQSLPNNLRDALRELDDSEVMAKYIDPKYIDIFVACKESELEEFEHSISDLEYNWYLHTV; this is encoded by the coding sequence ATGTCGGTACCCCCGCGTGCCGTTCAGCTTAACGAAGCGAACGCGTTCCTTAAGGAACATCCTGAGGTTCTGTACGTTGACCTTCTGATTGCGGATATGAATGGTGTGGTGCGCGGCAAGCGCATCGAACGCACCAGCCTCCACAAGGTTTACGAGAAAGGCATCAACCTGCCGGCCTCTCTATTTGCTCTGGATATCAATGGCTCGACGGTGGAAAGCACCGGCCTGGGCCTGGACATCGGCGATGCTGACCGAATCTGCTATCCAATCCCCGACACCCTGTGCAATGAGCCCTGGCAGAAGCGCCCGACCGCGCAACTGTTAATGACCATGCACGAACTCGAAGGTGATCCTTTCTTCGCCGACCCGCGCGAAGTCCTGCGACAAGTCGTAGCCAAGTTTGACGAGATGGGCCTGACCATCTGCGCCGCGTTCGAACTGGAGTTCTACCTGATCGACCAGGAGAACGTGAACGGTCGCCCACAACCGCCGCGCTCGCCGATCTCCGGCAAACGCCCGCATTCGACACAGGTCTACCTGATCGACGACCTCGACGAATACGTCGACTGCCTCCAGGACATTCTGGAAGGTGCGAAAGAGCAAGGCATCCCTGCCGATGCGATCGTCAAGGAAAGTGCCCCTGCACAGTTCGAAGTGAACCTGCACCACGTGGCCGACCCGATCAAGGCCTGCGACTATGCGGTCCTGCTCAAGCGTCTGATCAAAAACATCGCCTACGACCATGAGATGGACACCACCTTCATGGCCAAGCCTTATCCGGGCCAGGCGGGTAACGGTCTGCACGTCCACATCTCGATTCTTGATAAAGATGGCAAAAACATTTTTGCCAGCGAGGATCCCGAGCAGAACGCCGCACTGCGTCACGCGATCGGCGGTGTGCTCGAGACCCTGCCGGCGCAGATGGCTTTCCTCTGCCCGAACGTCAACTCCTACCGTCGTTTCGGCGCACAGTTCTACGTGCCGAACTCGCCGTGCTGGGGCCTGGACAACCGCACCGTGGCCATCCGCGTACCGACCGGTTCCTCCGATGCCGTGCGCATCGAGCATCGTGTCGCCGGCGCCGACGCCAACCCGTATCTGTTGATGGCTTCGGTTTTGGCGGGCGTGCACCACGGTCTGACCAACAAGATCGAGCCAGGCGCCCCCGTGGAAGGCAACTCCTACGAGCAGAACGAGCAAAGCCTGCCGAACAACCTGCGCGATGCACTGCGCGAGCTGGACGACAGCGAAGTCATGGCCAAGTACATCGATCCGAAATACATCGATATCTTCGTGGCCTGTAAAGAGAGCGAGCTGGAGGAGTTCGAACACTCCATCTCCGACCTCGAGTACAACTGGTACCTGCATACCGTATAA